A stretch of Flavobacteriales bacterium DNA encodes these proteins:
- a CDS encoding fatty acid desaturase family protein — protein MKSKLATSEYRSLKQIDSKKGVFLLLGDWTLIVAAVVVCVNFDLWFLYLLSVIVIGSRMMGLWALLHDGHHNMLVRSKRLNRMLTEWFIAWPLFKSLDEFDEQHSAHHRFLGGNGDPNFALTRYAEFQFPMSKTRLASILVKDLLGINFIYYRLLGLIKDPMVLLKKTSNWSVQRAVYYVLLAVLITYFQLWLAVLLFWVLPLVTYFQFLIRVTLISDHCFATSDTRLARSVQLSWVEQFLLVPHNLNYHYEHHHYGGIPCYNLKQLHLKLALSPGYFDDSDFSRGYLDVFRKVTLGS, from the coding sequence TTGAAAAGTAAATTGGCAACTTCCGAGTATCGGTCGCTCAAGCAAATTGATTCGAAAAAAGGCGTTTTCCTCCTACTTGGAGATTGGACGCTGATCGTTGCTGCAGTTGTTGTTTGCGTAAATTTTGATTTGTGGTTCTTGTATCTGCTTTCGGTAATTGTTATCGGTTCGCGCATGATGGGACTTTGGGCTTTGCTGCACGATGGGCATCATAATATGCTGGTTCGTTCCAAACGCTTAAATCGAATGTTGACTGAATGGTTTATTGCTTGGCCATTGTTTAAATCGTTGGATGAATTTGACGAGCAGCACAGTGCGCATCATCGGTTTTTAGGTGGAAATGGCGACCCTAATTTTGCGCTGACACGATACGCTGAATTTCAGTTTCCCATGAGTAAAACCCGACTCGCATCAATCTTGGTCAAAGATCTTTTGGGCATTAATTTCATCTATTACCGATTGCTTGGATTGATAAAAGACCCAATGGTTCTGCTGAAAAAAACTTCGAATTGGTCTGTTCAACGAGCGGTGTATTATGTCCTTTTGGCCGTGCTGATCACCTATTTCCAATTGTGGCTCGCGGTTTTGCTGTTTTGGGTTTTGCCGTTAGTTACTTATTTCCAGTTTCTTATTCGGGTAACGCTCATATCCGATCACTGTTTTGCCACTAGTGATACACGTTTGGCGAGAAGCGTTCAGCTCAGTTGGGTTGAGCAGTTCTTACTCGTGCCACATAATTTGAACTATCATTACGAACACCACCATTATGGCGGAATTCCGTGCTACAATTTGAAGCAATTGCATTTGAAATTGGCGCTTTCTCCAGGTTACTTCGATGATTCAGACTTCAGTAGAGGATATTTAGATGTATTCAGGAAGGTTACTCTAGGCTCTTGA
- a CDS encoding tetratricopeptide repeat protein, translated as MAKNKLDPKSIFQKTSLYWLLAALAFLVYGNTLTNDYALDDWLVTTSKHDQVSRGLEALPEIFTTHYVTWGSYQVDYRPLVKASFALEFELFGENPKISHAINLVLYAIICCLLFSLLLQFFPAEQKWVLFSAMLIFIVHPVHTEVVASLKNRDELLSFLFILLVFQFSLKWFTYRTRKYVGMTILFLVLSLLSKMSSLPWLGILVAWLLWYNGESKKRVIMLAGAMLVVIAAYQVMVLSMLGDWLREFIFIETPYFQIDSAADKWASIISAAGHYLSLLVYPFPLCSYYGYNQIPIVSWSHWSVYASIAAYLGLIVLAIRGLRFNNMIGFGAMVLLFDLALFVNVLYPYTGILGERVLFGGTIGFALMVTGALQLVIGKAVNGDLLPRQLPASVLIIAMVVLAGYRTVARNKQWKSNLTLFAADVEDCPRSAKLHELYALYLRGEYMNKTVNDWKPLAYKAISEYQETLSIYERWPVPYHRIGVIYQYDMLRPDSALAYYQNALKYNPNFSIARQDYAICLMDLKRFPEAAKQFSKIIDDGLNEPEIWNRAVSCDLLSNDLESAKDHNSRFLIEYPSRSEPYIHAGNLLLSQKDTVKAIARFNQALDRDPVNTALREYVEMIAR; from the coding sequence ATGGCGAAGAACAAGCTTGATCCAAAGTCGATTTTCCAAAAGACCTCACTTTATTGGCTTCTCGCTGCGCTTGCTTTTCTGGTTTACGGTAATACCCTAACAAACGATTATGCGCTGGATGATTGGCTTGTGACTACATCCAAACATGATCAGGTTTCACGAGGATTGGAAGCCTTACCAGAGATTTTTACTACTCATTATGTCACATGGGGTAGTTATCAGGTTGATTATCGACCACTTGTTAAGGCAAGTTTTGCTCTGGAATTCGAGTTGTTCGGAGAAAACCCGAAGATCAGTCATGCGATCAATCTTGTGCTGTATGCAATCATCTGTTGTCTTCTATTCAGCTTATTACTTCAATTTTTTCCAGCCGAACAGAAGTGGGTTCTTTTTTCCGCCATGCTGATTTTCATTGTCCATCCGGTTCATACTGAGGTTGTTGCTAGTCTGAAAAACCGAGATGAACTTCTCAGTTTTTTGTTCATTCTGCTGGTTTTTCAGTTTTCGCTTAAGTGGTTTACCTATCGGACCCGGAAGTATGTGGGAATGACCATTCTATTCCTGGTGCTATCTCTTCTTTCCAAAATGTCCTCTTTGCCATGGCTTGGTATTCTAGTGGCTTGGCTGCTTTGGTACAATGGCGAATCCAAAAAAAGAGTGATCATGTTAGCAGGCGCTATGCTGGTGGTAATTGCTGCTTATCAGGTAATGGTTTTAAGCATGTTGGGAGATTGGTTGCGAGAGTTCATTTTCATCGAAACACCTTATTTTCAGATAGACTCCGCGGCCGATAAATGGGCCAGTATCATATCTGCAGCAGGTCATTATCTTTCATTATTGGTCTATCCATTTCCGCTCTGTTCATATTACGGTTACAATCAGATTCCAATTGTTTCGTGGTCACATTGGTCGGTTTATGCATCTATTGCAGCTTATCTCGGGTTGATTGTTTTGGCAATCAGGGGACTTCGATTCAATAACATGATCGGATTTGGAGCCATGGTGCTATTGTTCGACCTGGCCTTGTTCGTAAATGTGCTGTATCCGTATACAGGAATTCTTGGTGAACGCGTCCTTTTTGGTGGAACGATTGGTTTTGCGTTGATGGTTACTGGTGCTTTGCAATTGGTAATCGGAAAAGCGGTAAATGGAGATCTGTTGCCACGACAGCTTCCCGCCTCAGTGCTCATCATCGCGATGGTTGTTTTAGCAGGATACAGAACAGTTGCGAGAAATAAGCAATGGAAAAGTAATCTCACGCTTTTTGCGGCCGATGTGGAAGATTGTCCAAGGTCGGCCAAACTTCATGAACTGTATGCGCTCTATCTGCGGGGAGAATACATGAATAAGACCGTTAACGATTGGAAACCCTTGGCGTACAAAGCCATTAGTGAGTATCAAGAAACCCTTTCTATCTATGAAAGATGGCCTGTGCCTTATCATCGCATTGGAGTAATTTATCAGTACGATATGTTGAGGCCAGATTCAGCTCTTGCCTATTATCAAAATGCGTTGAAATACAATCCTAACTTTTCCATTGCTCGGCAGGATTACGCTATTTGTCTGATGGATTTGAAGCGGTTTCCTGAAGCCGCAAAGCAGTTTTCAAAAATCATTGATGATGGATTGAATGAGCCTGAAATCTGGAATCGAGCAGTTTCGTGCGATTTACTATCGAATGATCTTGAATCAGCAAAAGATCATAATAGCAGGTTTTTAATTGAGTATCCATCACGATCAGAGCCTTACATTCATGCAGGAAATTTGCTTTTGTCTCAAAAAGATACTGTTAAAGCCATCGCTAGATTCAATCAAGCGCTTGATCGTGACCCGGTCAACACAGCACTTCGAGAATACGTGGAGATGATTGCTCGCTAA
- a CDS encoding phytanoyl-CoA dioxygenase family protein — MKLFYADQNRLMDNPNIFFKELTEHGFSQVSDLVPPSLIDSLRNEVLKRVDDEADRMGTKEYNDYGRLLFAPVYGGPFLEILELDKLFKLAEPFFDGPSIIYTMTSSCIPPNASNYTNRIHRDSEIRTPHCSLAIQILLDDFTAENGAPLFLKGSHQLLNSPDSDEFENEAILATGKKGDVTFFDSRIWHRSTENHTDKWRCCLLIGLVQPWMKQRFNVETILEETDLSACSQNALKLLGFGSLPPKNWDAFHNNSKSVFK; from the coding sequence ATGAAATTATTTTATGCAGATCAGAATCGCTTGATGGACAATCCTAACATCTTTTTCAAAGAGTTGACCGAACACGGATTCTCGCAGGTTTCTGACCTCGTTCCACCTTCACTTATAGATTCTTTACGAAACGAAGTTTTGAAGCGTGTTGATGATGAGGCAGACCGAATGGGTACAAAGGAGTACAACGATTACGGAAGGTTACTTTTCGCGCCTGTTTACGGAGGTCCGTTCCTTGAGATATTGGAATTGGACAAACTCTTCAAACTTGCCGAACCGTTCTTCGATGGACCTTCCATCATTTATACAATGACGAGTTCGTGTATTCCGCCAAACGCTTCCAACTACACAAATCGGATACATCGGGACAGTGAAATAAGGACGCCCCATTGCTCGCTGGCGATACAAATTCTACTGGACGACTTTACAGCGGAAAACGGTGCTCCATTGTTTTTGAAAGGCTCGCATCAATTGCTGAATTCGCCTGACTCAGATGAATTCGAAAACGAAGCAATTTTGGCAACTGGCAAGAAAGGAGACGTCACGTTTTTCGATTCACGAATTTGGCATCGCAGCACTGAAAACCATACTGACAAATGGCGATGCTGTCTACTTATCGGACTGGTTCAACCTTGGATGAAACAGCGTTTTAACGTTGAGACAATTTTGGAAGAAACCGACCTGAGTGCCTGTTCTCAAAATGCATTGAAATTGCTGGGTTTTGGAAGTCTTCCTCCAAAAAACTGGGATGCCTTTCACAACAATTCGAAGTCGGTTTTCAAATGA
- a CDS encoding aspartyl/asparaginyl beta-hydroxylase domain-containing protein translates to MTQPPTVSEPLYFYLDNTWYKGKMPAFYDAENWEMNKLLEQHYPDLKAEIMTYFGENKDAIRSNFTPYDYHEKGWKTINLYTYGLRYSKICEQFPVLDSVTRQIPGMTMVQIAILEPHVRVKAHLGDTNAIIRTHLGISIPGKYPELGLRVGQQEVCWEDGKTFSFCIVHRHYAWNNSAGYRIALIVDVIHPDYKDRIAEVCSQSLALISMKFVATKFPVLKNMPRSLTRILQKLLALPVRLILFFQGAFKTGNG, encoded by the coding sequence ATGACGCAGCCGCCCACAGTTTCTGAACCGCTCTATTTCTATTTGGATAATACCTGGTACAAAGGAAAGATGCCAGCTTTTTATGATGCCGAAAATTGGGAGATGAATAAGTTGCTCGAGCAACATTATCCTGATCTTAAAGCAGAGATCATGACCTATTTTGGGGAAAATAAAGATGCTATACGTTCAAACTTTACTCCATATGATTATCACGAGAAAGGATGGAAAACCATCAATCTCTACACTTACGGATTACGGTATTCTAAGATCTGTGAGCAATTTCCAGTTCTGGATTCAGTAACGCGGCAAATCCCAGGAATGACGATGGTTCAAATAGCAATATTGGAGCCTCATGTACGGGTAAAAGCGCATTTGGGAGATACCAACGCCATCATCAGAACTCATTTAGGAATTTCAATCCCGGGAAAATATCCTGAGCTTGGGCTAAGGGTCGGACAACAAGAGGTTTGCTGGGAAGACGGAAAGACCTTTTCGTTCTGTATCGTACACAGGCATTATGCTTGGAATAATTCTGCTGGATACAGAATTGCTTTGATTGTAGATGTAATACACCCTGACTACAAAGACCGAATTGCAGAGGTTTGCTCGCAATCGCTTGCGCTAATAAGCATGAAGTTTGTGGCCACTAAGTTTCCTGTGTTAAAAAACATGCCTCGCAGTTTAACAAGGATATTGCAAAAGCTATTGGCTCTTCCAGTACGACTTATTTTGTTTTTTCAAGGTGCTTTCAAGACAGGGAATGGGTGA
- a CDS encoding glycosyltransferase has translation MKKITVIIPFFNGLETIEEVVRRTLSTCVIHGIDCSVMVVDDSNNDEKAIILKRIFEKQDKVTVLHLSHNLGQHAATFIGILNAGETDIVTIDEDLKFPPELVPEMMDKLPENGVVYGFVEREGFTELLKDFVLGVIKPLISNTYPIHTSSFRVVSSQLVSRIRKMKPNYIQLEGMIIQSKCRFTYVEIDRSLAENHRKGGYGFLSLYWMVSGLLTHYTLIPWLGISLAALILTMVGVCQSTLSGSWLLLFFLFAGLNLLGEWTNRKRKNRNQSELKRLGLSKSAPVR, from the coding sequence TTGAAAAAGATAACTGTCATCATTCCTTTCTTCAACGGATTGGAAACAATTGAAGAGGTGGTTCGAAGAACGCTTTCCACATGCGTCATTCATGGAATTGACTGCTCTGTGATGGTGGTTGATGATTCGAACAATGACGAAAAGGCGATTATCCTAAAACGAATTTTCGAAAAACAAGATAAAGTGACGGTGCTTCATCTGAGCCATAATTTGGGACAACATGCGGCTACATTCATTGGCATACTGAATGCAGGCGAAACCGACATCGTAACGATAGATGAGGACCTAAAATTTCCTCCGGAGTTAGTTCCGGAGATGATGGATAAACTACCAGAGAACGGAGTCGTTTACGGTTTCGTTGAGCGCGAAGGATTTACCGAACTGCTCAAAGATTTTGTGTTGGGTGTCATCAAACCGTTGATATCGAATACATACCCAATACACACTTCTTCATTCAGAGTTGTTTCATCGCAATTAGTATCTCGTATACGGAAGATGAAGCCGAATTACATTCAGTTGGAAGGAATGATCATCCAAAGCAAGTGTAGGTTTACGTATGTCGAAATCGATAGATCACTTGCGGAAAATCATCGGAAAGGTGGATACGGCTTTTTGTCTCTTTACTGGATGGTCTCTGGACTCTTGACCCATTACACACTAATCCCTTGGTTGGGGATTAGCTTGGCGGCACTGATTCTCACAATGGTAGGCGTTTGCCAGAGCACGTTATCTGGCTCATGGCTGCTCTTGTTTTTCTTATTTGCCGGCCTGAATCTGTTAGGAGAATGGACGAATAGAAAACGAAAGAACAGAAACCAGTCGGAATTGAAACGCTTAGGATTATCGAAGTCAGCTCCTGTACGCTAA